In one Amaranthus tricolor cultivar Red isolate AtriRed21 chromosome 8, ASM2621246v1, whole genome shotgun sequence genomic region, the following are encoded:
- the LOC130820813 gene encoding 1-aminocyclopropane-1-carboxylate synthase 3-like — translation MKMHLSTLASTNSHGQDSSYFLGWEEYEKNPYLESDNPDGMIQMGLAENQLCFDLLESWLTNNPEPASFTHNGQSVFRHLALFQDYHGLPEFKKAFVNYISMLRGNKVSFDPKNLVLTAGATSANETLIFCLACPGEAILIPTPYYPGFDRDLKWRTRAEIVPIKCTSSNGYKITKSALEEAYNSAKNQGLKVKGVLATNPSNPLGTTLSKDEITLLLHFISTKNIHLISDEIYAGTVFNGPGFMSVMEVLMDKKWAHNKELFNHVHIVTSLSKDLGLPGFRVGAIYSNNPLVVSAATKMSSFGLISSQTQYLLAKLLSDIKFMESYISQNQRRLKTRHSILVSGLKKAGINCLDSNSGLFCWVDLRHLLKSPTFESEMELWKEIVYNVKLNVSPGSSCHCSEPGWFRVCFANMSDNTMDLALLRIKDFVDSKNNKNNHHAKKNSRRIRSLSKWVFRLSFDGDKVPEER, via the exons ATGAAGATGCACTTGTCAACTTTAGCTTCTACCAATAGCCATGGTCAAGACTCGTCCTATTTCCTTGGTTGGGAAGAGTATGAGAAAAATCCTTACCTTGAATCCGATAACCCGGATGGTATGATCCAAATGGGGTTGGCTGAAAATCAGCTTTGTTTTGATTTACTTGAATCATGGCTTACCAATAACCCAGAACCCGCTTCGTTTACCCATAATGGTCAATCGGTTTTTAGACATCTTGCTCTCTTCCAAGATTATCATGGCCTTCCTGAATTCAAAAAA GCTTTCGTAAACTACATCTCAATGTTAAGGGGAAATAAAGTATCATTTGACCCTAAGAACCTTGTTCTCACTGCTGGGGCTACTTCAGCAAATGAGACTCTCATTTTTTGCCTTGCTTGCCCTGGGGAGGCTATCCTTATACCTACACCATACTATCCAGG GTTTGATAGAGATCTAAAGTGGAGAACAAGAGCAGAAATAGTACCAATAAAGTGTACTAGCTCAAACGGATATAAGATCACAAAATCAGCCTTAGAAGAAGCATACAACTCCGCCAAGAACCAGGGTCTAAAGGTTAAGGGTGTTCTTGCCACAAACCCATCAAACCCACTTGGAACAACCTTATCAAAAGACGAAATCACCCTCCTACTCCATTTCATTTCCACCAAAAACATCCATCTAATCAGTGACGAAATTTACGCCGGAACTGTCTTTAATGGACCTGGATTCATGAGCGTCATGGAAGTTCTAATGGACAAGAAATGGGCCCACAACAAAGAATTATTCAATCATGTTCATATCGTAACAAGTTTATCCAAAGACTTGGGCCTTCCCGGGTTCCGGGTCGGAGCTATTTATTCCAATAACCCACTTGTAGTCTCAGCTGCCACAAAAATGTCAAGTTTCGGTCTTATCTCGTCGCAAACCCAATACCTTCTCGCAAAATTATTGTCCGACATAAAATTCATGGAATCCTACATATCCCAAAACCAACGTCGACTCAAGACCCGACACTCAATATTAGTGTCGGGTCTAAAAAAAGCCGGTATTAACTGTTTAGACAGTAATAGCGGTTTATTTTGTTGGGTAGATTTAAGGCATTTGCTAAAATCCCCAACATTTGAATCCGAAATGGAGTTATGGAAAGAAATTGTGTACAATGTTAAGCTAAATGTTTCGCCCGGATCATCATGTCATTGTAGCGAACCCGGTTGGTTTCGGGTCTGTTTCGCTAACATGTCGGATAATACCATGGATCTTGCTCTTCTACGTATTAAAGATTTTGTTGATtcgaaaaataataaaaataatcatcatGCAAAGAAGAATTCAAGAAGAATAAGATCTTTGAGTAAGTGGGTTTTCCGATTGTCTTTCGACGGGGATAAAGTGCCGGAAGAACGATAA